From Chryseobacterium sp. H1D6B, a single genomic window includes:
- a CDS encoding MraY family glycosyltransferase, which translates to MKNFELFLTQTGISIFYVKIGLGFLFSFLITFFSVPTIIKISRRKNLMDEPGVRSSHLRKIPNLGGIAIFYSIGICTSIFAYELFDLYKFLFASLVILLYIGVMDDIVVMRAYKKLVAQIVVSSLIVMGSDIRIRSLFGIFGIYELRYFVSVLFSIITFIILINAFNLIDGIDGLAGGYSVICSALFGISYYRLGEYNYPLVVLSVIIIGAVLAFLYYNLSNYRTSKIFMGDTGSMLLGFLLAFTSICFIDIFIDKALVNVPRYHLQSAPVVAVAILILPIVDTLNVIVIRLANKKSPFDADKNHIHHKLLKLNLTHRRSSFYIIVYYLFIVAAAYYLRHINVNLLLMIVLFLGFFGAYLPDIIYHIKMRNTHNNN; encoded by the coding sequence ATGAAGAATTTTGAATTGTTCTTAACTCAAACTGGTATCTCTATTTTTTATGTAAAAATAGGATTAGGTTTTTTATTCTCTTTTTTAATCACATTTTTTTCGGTACCCACTATTATTAAGATTTCTAGAAGGAAAAACTTAATGGATGAGCCGGGCGTGAGAAGTTCCCATTTACGAAAGATCCCAAATCTTGGCGGAATTGCTATTTTTTATTCTATAGGGATCTGTACATCTATTTTCGCGTACGAACTTTTTGATCTCTATAAATTCTTATTTGCTTCTTTAGTTATTCTTCTTTACATAGGTGTAATGGATGATATCGTTGTAATGAGAGCATATAAGAAACTTGTAGCACAGATTGTCGTCTCCTCGCTTATCGTTATGGGGTCGGATATAAGAATAAGAAGCCTATTTGGAATATTCGGAATTTATGAGCTTCGTTATTTCGTGAGCGTTCTATTCAGTATCATCACTTTTATCATTCTTATTAATGCCTTCAACCTGATTGATGGTATAGATGGTCTGGCAGGCGGATATTCCGTGATCTGCAGTGCGCTTTTTGGAATAAGCTACTATAGATTAGGAGAATATAATTATCCACTGGTTGTTTTGTCAGTTATTATCATCGGGGCTGTTCTTGCATTTTTATACTACAATTTATCCAATTACAGAACCAGCAAAATATTTATGGGGGATACAGGCTCTATGCTTCTAGGATTCCTGCTTGCATTTACTTCTATATGCTTTATAGATATTTTTATAGACAAGGCTCTTGTTAATGTGCCGAGATACCATCTGCAGTCTGCACCGGTAGTTGCCGTAGCAATTCTAATTTTGCCTATTGTAGATACGCTTAATGTAATTGTTATAAGACTTGCGAATAAGAAATCTCCCTTTGATGCAGATAAAAATCATATACATCATAAATTATTAAAACTAAACTTAACCCATAGAAGATCAAGTTTTTATATTATTGTCTATTATCTTTTTATAGTAGCAGCAGCTTATTATCTAAGGCATATAAATGTAAACCTATTACTGATGATTGTATTGTTCTTAGGTTTTTTTGGAGCTTATCTGCCGGATATTATTTATCACATAAAGATGAGAAATACACACAATAACAATTAA
- a CDS encoding glycosyltransferase, whose protein sequence is MTNTVPSKVSVIVPVYNVENYLAKCLDSLVNQTVQTIEILVINDGSSDHSEQIIQQYAQKYPDKIKAFNKENGGLSDARNFGIDRATGDYIGFVDSDDYVTELMFEEMMDLAKKHQAKMVICNIQKVDEYGNVTQKLTQIPNMSEKITLENHFSVFSDVSYFACNKLFKKELFDQKRFKKGVHFEDIQLIPQLLLECETLAQTQNFHYQYLERSDSITKTHTEKGLDILKAVEDVESVFENSQYADKRRELKDFQIFEGVYSFLAYLAFVKNEQSFYKMAAKLETFMKDREIKIKDILKYSRFDKNYLLSLPLKKKIFYLLFFAGQKKLIRKLI, encoded by the coding sequence ATGACAAACACCGTTCCCTCAAAAGTTTCCGTCATTGTTCCTGTTTATAACGTTGAAAATTATCTGGCCAAATGTCTTGATTCATTAGTGAATCAAACGGTCCAGACAATTGAAATTCTAGTTATAAATGATGGCAGCAGTGATCATTCAGAACAAATAATCCAGCAGTACGCACAAAAATATCCGGATAAGATTAAAGCCTTCAATAAAGAGAATGGCGGTTTAAGTGATGCCCGGAATTTTGGTATAGACAGAGCCACCGGAGATTACATTGGTTTTGTTGACAGTGATGACTATGTTACTGAGCTGATGTTTGAAGAAATGATGGATCTAGCGAAAAAACATCAGGCTAAAATGGTGATCTGTAATATTCAAAAAGTTGATGAATATGGTAATGTGACTCAAAAACTTACCCAGATTCCGAATATGTCTGAAAAGATTACTCTAGAAAATCATTTTTCAGTGTTTTCAGATGTAAGCTACTTTGCCTGCAATAAATTATTTAAAAAAGAACTTTTTGATCAGAAGAGATTTAAAAAAGGAGTTCATTTTGAAGATATACAGCTTATCCCACAGCTTTTATTGGAATGTGAAACACTGGCTCAGACTCAGAATTTTCATTATCAATATCTTGAACGCAGCGATTCTATTACAAAGACGCATACAGAAAAAGGTCTGGATATTTTAAAAGCAGTTGAGGATGTAGAATCTGTTTTTGAAAACTCTCAATATGCTGATAAGAGAAGAGAGTTGAAAGATTTTCAAATTTTTGAAGGAGTTTACTCTTTTCTGGCTTATTTAGCTTTTGTGAAAAATGAGCAATCATTTTATAAAATGGCTGCTAAACTGGAAACTTTTATGAAAGATAGAGAAATAAAAATTAAAGATATATTGAAGTATAGTCGTTTTGATAAAAATTATCTTTTATCTTTGCCCCTGAAAAAAAAGATTTTTTATCTACTTTTCTTTGCTGGACAAAAGAAGCTGATAAGAAAGTTAATATAA
- a CDS encoding formimidoylglutamase: MDFEDFIISPRNFKTESWQIGSLISKEIKEDSIVLLFISDYRGTKGDAEVQDFTAIRKEFYKLSQLDFEIPVVDLGDLVSGKSVQDSHYILQEVLSACHYKRAVPVIIGGSNDFAFSLFSALNFHQKNINYTQISNVISLKQGENINEHTFLSKILGSKNFSIKNYHHLGYQKHLNEIDSVKLIKEVEFDIVRLAEMMNSTEKTEPFFRKADLVTVNCDAVESFGEGFSMNPQVNGLNRREVCAYMKEIGLSENLKSVGIFNYNIYSENQLNHQLLAQMIWYLIEGINIQRSHPKERHYEIFYVLIDDMQYAFKRDTFSNLWYFGDDENIENCIPCSRKDFDEAKKGWLNARLTKI; this comes from the coding sequence ATGGATTTCGAAGACTTTATCATTTCCCCAAGAAATTTCAAAACTGAAAGCTGGCAGATCGGCAGCTTAATTTCTAAGGAAATAAAAGAAGACAGTATTGTTCTCTTGTTTATTTCAGATTATAGAGGAACAAAAGGCGATGCAGAAGTACAGGATTTTACAGCAATAAGAAAAGAATTTTATAAACTTTCACAGCTCGATTTTGAAATTCCTGTTGTGGACTTAGGAGATCTGGTTTCAGGCAAGTCGGTTCAGGATTCTCATTATATCTTGCAGGAAGTTTTGTCTGCTTGTCATTATAAGCGGGCTGTACCTGTAATTATAGGAGGTTCAAATGATTTTGCTTTTTCGTTGTTCTCCGCTTTAAACTTTCACCAGAAAAATATTAACTATACACAAATCAGCAATGTGATTTCCCTTAAACAGGGAGAAAACATTAATGAGCATACTTTTTTAAGTAAAATTCTAGGATCTAAAAATTTTTCAATTAAAAACTACCATCATCTGGGATATCAGAAACATCTGAATGAAATCGATTCTGTTAAATTGATCAAAGAAGTGGAATTTGATATTGTACGTCTGGCAGAAATGATGAATTCTACAGAAAAAACTGAACCTTTTTTCAGGAAAGCAGATTTAGTAACAGTCAATTGTGATGCGGTTGAAAGTTTCGGAGAAGGATTTTCCATGAACCCGCAGGTAAATGGATTGAACAGAAGAGAGGTCTGTGCCTACATGAAAGAGATAGGGCTGAGTGAAAATCTGAAATCTGTCGGAATTTTTAATTATAATATTTATTCTGAAAATCAATTAAACCATCAGCTTTTAGCACAAATGATCTGGTATTTAATCGAAGGGATCAATATTCAGAGATCACATCCAAAAGAAAGGCATTATGAAATATTTTATGTTTTAATAGATGACATGCAGTATGCTTTTAAAAGGGATACTTTCAGCAATTTATGGTATTTTGGGGATGATGAAAATATAGAAAATTGTATTCCGTGCTCCAGAAAAGACTTTGATGAAGCCAAAAAAGGCTGGCTTAATGCACGACTGACGAAAATTTAA
- the topA gene encoding type I DNA topoisomerase — MSKNLVIVESPAKAKTIQKYLGKDFEVKSSFGHIRDLPKKGMGIDLETFSPDYEVSADKKKLVTELKSAVKKAEMVWLASDEDREGEAIAWHLADELKLKPENRKRIVFHEITKNAILKAIENPRDIDQNLVNAQQARRVLDRIVGFEMSPVLWKKIKPGLSAGRVQSVAVRLVVEREKEIRDFTPKASFKLDGIFLNKTEQEIAAKLKKDFEKEEDAEKFLELAKTTEFKVLNVETKPGTRSTSAPFTTSTLQQEASSRLGYNVTNTMRIAQRLYEEGYITYMRTDSVNLSQEAIEGAKNQIVSEYGKEYSSPRNYTTKSASAQEAHEAIRPTDFSVKSIGDVQLSKLYQLIYRRTLASQMANAKIEKTIIEIGNAKLPQNFEAQGEVIIFDGFLKAYGIVKTEDEDEENNEKLLPKVSVGEILSYKKITASEKFTRPSARYTEAGLVRKLEELGIGRPSTYAPTIQTIQNREYVDKREIEPHTREVVKMSLTKDKIKKEVLKEKFGGDKNKFIPTDIGEVVNDFLTDNFKEILDYGFTARVEESFDEIANGEQKWKEMMTDFYSKFHPRIADVEENADRANGDRLLGVDPKTGKNVHARIGRFGAMIQIGETEDEEKPTFASLMSGQNIATISLDEALELFKLPFELSDFEDQSVSVGVGRFGPYVKWGETYISIPKGEDPLSINQERAEEIIKEKKRADAPIATYKGEPVTKGTGRFGPFIKYQSIFINVPKKYDFDNLSQSDINELIDAKLEKEANRYIQQWEKEKISIENGRWGPFVKFGKAMFKIPKKKDDTKYEADELKDISLDEVKKWITAQDPKAFAEKKKPAAKKTTAAKKVTVTGKKPAAKK; from the coding sequence ATGTCGAAAAATTTAGTAATCGTCGAGTCTCCAGCAAAAGCAAAAACTATTCAGAAATATTTAGGAAAAGATTTCGAGGTAAAATCCAGTTTTGGACACATCCGTGATTTACCTAAAAAAGGGATGGGAATAGACCTTGAGACCTTCAGTCCTGATTACGAAGTTTCCGCAGACAAAAAGAAATTGGTAACAGAATTAAAATCTGCAGTAAAGAAAGCTGAAATGGTATGGCTGGCTTCCGATGAAGACCGTGAAGGAGAAGCTATTGCATGGCATTTGGCAGATGAATTAAAACTAAAACCAGAAAACCGAAAAAGAATTGTTTTTCACGAAATTACTAAAAATGCCATTCTAAAAGCGATTGAGAATCCAAGAGATATAGATCAGAACTTAGTAAATGCACAGCAGGCAAGAAGGGTTCTGGATAGAATTGTAGGTTTTGAAATGTCTCCGGTTCTTTGGAAAAAAATAAAACCTGGATTGTCTGCAGGAAGAGTACAATCCGTTGCAGTAAGATTAGTTGTTGAAAGAGAAAAAGAGATCCGTGATTTCACTCCTAAAGCAAGTTTTAAGCTTGACGGAATCTTTTTAAATAAAACAGAGCAGGAAATTGCCGCAAAACTTAAAAAAGACTTCGAAAAAGAAGAAGATGCTGAAAAGTTTTTAGAGCTGGCGAAAACTACAGAATTTAAAGTTCTGAATGTAGAAACCAAACCGGGAACACGTTCTACATCTGCCCCTTTTACTACTTCTACTTTACAGCAGGAAGCTTCTTCAAGACTAGGATATAATGTAACCAATACCATGCGTATTGCTCAAAGGCTGTATGAAGAAGGATACATTACTTACATGAGAACAGACTCTGTAAACCTTTCTCAGGAAGCGATAGAAGGCGCAAAAAATCAAATTGTTTCAGAATACGGGAAGGAATATTCTTCTCCTAGAAATTATACTACTAAATCTGCTTCTGCACAAGAAGCTCACGAAGCGATCCGTCCGACGGATTTCAGTGTAAAAAGTATTGGTGATGTTCAGCTGAGTAAGCTGTATCAATTAATATACAGAAGAACACTGGCCTCTCAGATGGCGAATGCTAAAATTGAGAAAACAATTATCGAAATCGGTAACGCTAAATTACCGCAAAATTTTGAAGCGCAGGGAGAAGTGATCATTTTTGATGGTTTCCTAAAAGCTTATGGAATTGTAAAAACTGAAGATGAAGATGAAGAAAACAATGAGAAATTACTTCCAAAAGTAAGTGTAGGAGAAATCTTAAGCTACAAAAAAATCACGGCATCAGAAAAATTCACTAGACCAAGTGCAAGATATACAGAAGCTGGACTGGTAAGAAAGCTTGAAGAATTAGGAATTGGGCGTCCATCTACTTATGCACCTACGATCCAGACGATTCAGAATCGTGAATATGTTGACAAACGCGAAATAGAACCTCACACTCGTGAAGTAGTGAAAATGTCTTTAACCAAAGACAAGATCAAAAAAGAAGTTCTTAAAGAGAAATTTGGCGGAGACAAAAACAAATTTATTCCTACGGATATTGGGGAAGTGGTCAATGATTTCTTAACAGATAATTTCAAGGAAATTCTTGATTACGGATTTACAGCGAGAGTAGAGGAAAGTTTCGATGAAATCGCAAACGGTGAACAGAAATGGAAAGAGATGATGACTGATTTCTATTCTAAGTTTCATCCAAGAATTGCTGATGTAGAAGAAAATGCAGACCGTGCTAATGGAGACAGACTGTTAGGTGTTGATCCTAAAACGGGTAAAAATGTCCACGCCAGAATCGGAAGATTTGGAGCAATGATTCAAATTGGGGAAACTGAAGATGAAGAAAAACCGACCTTTGCATCATTAATGAGCGGACAGAATATTGCAACTATCAGCCTTGATGAAGCATTAGAGCTGTTCAAGCTGCCTTTTGAATTAAGTGATTTTGAAGATCAGAGCGTTTCAGTAGGAGTCGGAAGATTCGGACCTTATGTGAAATGGGGAGAAACTTATATCAGTATTCCTAAAGGTGAAGATCCATTATCAATCAACCAAGAACGTGCAGAAGAAATCATTAAAGAAAAGAAAAGAGCTGATGCACCGATTGCGACTTATAAAGGCGAGCCTGTAACGAAAGGAACGGGAAGATTCGGTCCATTTATAAAATATCAAAGCATCTTCATCAATGTTCCGAAAAAATATGATTTTGATAATCTTTCTCAAAGTGATATCAATGAATTGATTGATGCTAAATTGGAGAAGGAAGCTAACAGGTACATCCAGCAGTGGGAGAAAGAAAAGATCTCTATTGAAAATGGAAGATGGGGGCCGTTCGTCAAATTTGGAAAAGCAATGTTTAAAATTCCAAAGAAAAAAGATGATACGAAATATGAAGCTGACGAACTGAAAGATATTTCTTTAGATGAGGTGAAAAAATGGATCACTGCACAAGATCCTAAAGCTTTTGCTGAGAAAAAGAAACCGGCAGCTAAGAAAACAACCGCAGCTAAGAAAGTAACTGTAACAGGTAAAAAACCTGCGGCTAAGAAATAA
- a CDS encoding T9SS type A sorting domain-containing protein yields the protein MENSVKKAAAFFCLVSTLVYSRNRLELNINSFSVEFSRSLNQKTSDTLINTFKNTDRIVFKENTVDVSSMSRDTAVDWTKAPNSYIFDPSQNSEGLYVPVKKAYAMWEKDKYIKGAGIPAGKITADVVWEDIHGLIKSGQNYSLDVLDSGPNAKIKVPINKSKEGNAVIAFRVDGEIYWSWHIWVTDNPANGSTYKSFTDVKRQKSDGTIETIPDSEWGWMDRNLGAVGSTITGTEWNRNGGLLYQWGRKDPIPPLVWRGNDFYEVSGSIGRVRHKDAKNFINAVRIDDLRRFVLLSNSDVISNIRLAVKNPLSLIYINKDDNSGPAYYNNNVNLPVNWFGTSAGMTPSQLTELNLWSDNSQGKIAVNYNDDNSAAPYRDKSSYDPCPNGWRIPSALVANLSSQTYVDDIRIDFSPFGVRTNMSKNVFEANNYHIIKPTDNNVPVFMKGFKLYANFGFDLSNAGGNNMGVFPGNGQLILGVHSGQYTDQHHTSLWTATMIRNFDATPAVGARGLFMLPDKDQPDIPDPAFSNVKGRYWYMPLQGMNTSDANACRCMKDPLYVVDNYDFPTEFLMPAVEYREGLNNPNTYQIVKNTVISTVEIPVSKAFSVQSGLLNNKDILIPSNFNNLKANVLWTTNTNLINKISMVNPSPGSLSDISGTKILVEIKPNQSGNAVVTLHNGSVSNPVYWSWHIWVTDNPVGSYSYTTELPVTNAVNYVNYVNKADAVLQTEFMDRNLGATDEFPVVANPLTPTAAELSRIKASTGLHYQWGRKDPLPTFQYADNRASYPVYLGNVTAGGTVTYTTLAIGTYNDLNANYIVPYNTYANTANANVAATDKVSDRISKVLLYSVRNPLVYMIPSSFAAFNSAMPNYTNGTDWLANEPNLAPDRWGRGGKKSPFDPCPEGWRIPDLTGVAIATNKDFGLTPWYKKDKNVATAYSVVTDYLGLRVRNPSTTSTIGYTYNDPTYKIGNYPNSGSRGFRSVMGNQSAQGTYNSINFQYPGVWTAALNSNYIGRAVDVIFDAASTANRMTAFHDNNDPYFGMSCRCVKIKYDAAGNEDGVLPRLPVTSLPAAKAADVLKNSEVAEKVKENKIVLFPNPVKDLLYIKADSSKGYFFQIYNMSGQIVKSGEFENGRTDISSLVSGIYLIRINNSEEIVKIIKE from the coding sequence ATGGAAAATTCAGTTAAAAAAGCAGCGGCATTTTTCTGCCTGGTATCAACCTTGGTCTATTCTCGAAATAGGTTAGAATTAAACATCAATTCTTTTTCGGTTGAATTCTCAAGAAGTTTGAATCAAAAAACTTCTGATACTTTAATTAATACTTTCAAGAATACAGATCGTATTGTGTTTAAAGAAAATACTGTTGATGTAAGCAGTATGAGCCGGGATACGGCTGTCGACTGGACGAAAGCGCCCAACAGCTATATTTTTGATCCCAGCCAAAACAGCGAAGGATTATATGTGCCGGTAAAAAAGGCATATGCAATGTGGGAAAAAGATAAATACATAAAAGGGGCAGGGATTCCTGCTGGAAAAATAACAGCTGATGTAGTATGGGAAGATATTCACGGATTAATAAAATCCGGACAGAATTATTCTCTGGATGTTTTAGACTCTGGGCCTAATGCTAAAATAAAAGTTCCCATTAATAAGTCTAAAGAAGGAAATGCAGTCATTGCTTTTAGAGTGGACGGTGAAATTTACTGGAGCTGGCATATCTGGGTGACAGATAATCCGGCTAACGGGTCAACGTATAAAAGCTTTACTGATGTTAAACGTCAAAAAAGTGACGGTACCATTGAGACGATTCCGGATTCCGAGTGGGGATGGATGGATAGAAACCTCGGAGCAGTAGGAAGTACAATTACCGGAACTGAATGGAATAGAAATGGAGGACTCCTTTACCAATGGGGAAGAAAAGACCCGATACCCCCGCTGGTTTGGAGAGGCAACGACTTTTATGAAGTATCCGGATCAATAGGAAGAGTGAGGCACAAGGATGCTAAGAATTTCATAAACGCTGTTAGAATTGATGATCTCCGGAGATTTGTTTTATTATCAAATTCAGATGTAATCAGTAACATAAGACTGGCTGTAAAAAATCCTTTAAGCCTGATTTATATTAATAAAGACGATAATTCAGGTCCTGCCTATTACAATAATAATGTAAACCTGCCTGTCAACTGGTTCGGAACATCAGCTGGAATGACACCAAGCCAGCTCACGGAACTTAATTTATGGTCTGATAATTCTCAGGGTAAAATTGCAGTCAATTATAATGACGACAACAGTGCAGCTCCGTATCGGGACAAATCTTCCTATGATCCCTGTCCGAACGGCTGGAGAATCCCGTCTGCATTAGTAGCAAACTTATCCTCCCAGACCTATGTTGATGATATTAGAATTGATTTCTCTCCTTTTGGTGTAAGAACCAACATGTCTAAAAATGTTTTTGAGGCGAATAACTATCATATCATAAAACCTACTGATAACAACGTTCCTGTTTTTATGAAAGGATTTAAGCTGTATGCTAATTTTGGGTTTGATCTGTCAAATGCAGGCGGTAATAATATGGGTGTTTTTCCTGGAAACGGGCAGTTGATTTTAGGGGTTCATTCGGGACAGTATACTGATCAGCATCATACTAGTTTGTGGACGGCGACAATGATTAGAAACTTTGATGCAACCCCGGCCGTAGGGGCCAGAGGATTGTTTATGCTTCCAGATAAGGACCAGCCGGATATTCCTGATCCTGCATTCTCTAATGTGAAGGGAAGATACTGGTATATGCCTTTGCAGGGAATGAATACTTCAGATGCAAATGCCTGCAGATGTATGAAAGATCCATTATATGTAGTGGATAATTATGATTTTCCAACAGAGTTTTTAATGCCCGCTGTGGAGTATAGAGAAGGCTTGAATAATCCTAATACCTATCAGATCGTTAAAAATACGGTCATATCTACTGTTGAAATTCCTGTCAGTAAAGCTTTCTCAGTACAAAGCGGACTTTTGAATAATAAAGATATACTGATTCCTTCTAATTTTAATAATTTAAAGGCTAATGTTCTATGGACTACCAATACTAATTTAATTAACAAAATCTCAATGGTCAATCCTTCTCCGGGTTCATTATCGGATATTTCGGGAACTAAAATTTTAGTTGAGATTAAGCCTAATCAAAGCGGGAATGCAGTAGTAACCCTGCATAACGGAAGCGTATCAAATCCGGTATATTGGAGCTGGCATATCTGGGTAACGGATAATCCGGTAGGATCTTATTCATACACCACAGAACTGCCGGTTACAAATGCCGTGAACTATGTGAATTACGTGAATAAAGCAGATGCTGTCCTGCAGACTGAATTCATGGACAGGAATTTAGGAGCTACAGATGAATTTCCTGTAGTTGCAAATCCTCTCACTCCTACAGCTGCTGAGCTTTCAAGAATAAAAGCATCTACAGGGCTGCATTATCAATGGGGGAGAAAAGACCCTCTTCCTACGTTTCAATACGCCGATAACAGGGCATCTTATCCTGTGTATTTAGGAAATGTGACAGCCGGCGGAACTGTAACTTATACTACGCTTGCGATTGGCACTTATAATGATTTAAATGCAAATTATATCGTACCTTATAATACATATGCTAACACAGCAAATGCTAATGTTGCAGCAACGGATAAAGTTTCAGACAGGATTTCTAAAGTGCTGTTGTATTCCGTAAGAAATCCTTTAGTATACATGATCCCGAGTTCTTTTGCGGCTTTTAACAGTGCCATGCCGAATTATACCAATGGAACAGACTGGCTGGCAAATGAGCCTAATTTAGCCCCTGACAGATGGGGAAGAGGCGGGAAAAAATCACCTTTCGATCCATGCCCGGAAGGCTGGAGAATTCCTGACCTTACGGGAGTTGCGATTGCGACAAATAAAGATTTTGGCTTGACACCTTGGTACAAAAAAGATAAAAATGTTGCGACAGCTTATAGTGTTGTTACAGACTATTTAGGCCTAAGAGTTAGAAATCCCAGTACCACTTCTACCATCGGGTACACCTACAATGATCCAACTTATAAAATTGGAAACTATCCTAATTCAGGTTCGCGGGGATTCAGAAGCGTAATGGGAAATCAGAGCGCACAGGGGACTTATAATTCTATTAATTTTCAATATCCGGGAGTCTGGACCGCCGCCCTGAATTCTAACTACATCGGACGAGCTGTTGATGTTATTTTTGATGCAGCTTCTACTGCAAACCGTATGACGGCTTTTCATGATAACAACGATCCTTATTTTGGAATGAGCTGCCGTTGTGTAAAAATAAAATATGATGCCGCCGGAAATGAAGACGGTGTTCTTCCGAGGCTTCCGGTAACTTCACTTCCTGCAGCAAAAGCAGCGGATGTTCTTAAAAATAGTGAGGTAGCAGAGAAAGTAAAGGAAAATAAAATTGTTTTATTCCCGAATCCTGTAAAAGATCTGTTGTATATAAAAGCTGACAGCAGCAAGGGATATTTCTTTCAAATCTATAATATGTCAGGACAGATTGTGAAATCTGGAGAGTTTGAAAACGGGCGGACCGATATTTCTTCGTTGGTTTCAGGAATTTATTTAATAAGAATTAATAATTCAGAAGAAATAGTGAAAATTATAAAGGAATAA
- a CDS encoding EpsG family protein, with the protein MSFQEVYRGKVDKKWLWVLGGYLVIIAGLRDSVGPDYGSYKGIYIYSDTKDYASIFLKALYLDGPQPMELEWLFVLINKILLNIFNAPFYMLTFVVAIFAIYFKTEYVNDNTFYPFTFMAFMFIPGFFVGESGQIRQNLGSFIAYFAIRFIKERKLFYYLLCIYIAAGIHNVCYVFLPMYWLVRIPLNKAVMLLLIITSIFLSPFEVYRVFGDLLNSVATDNTLSVGFNGYVDETVQRLNGGFGIPEAMMVILTFFLFFFDTKMKEKFPYYEYHRAYVVIGICFYFIFRNNPIFSSRLAGAFIGFAYIIIPNAMYVVSASTKKMIHAFIIALVIFNFVVFASFKNIKAGRFTIDLYNNHLLP; encoded by the coding sequence ATGAGTTTTCAAGAAGTTTACCGAGGTAAGGTAGATAAAAAATGGCTGTGGGTTTTAGGAGGTTATCTTGTAATCATTGCCGGGCTTCGTGACAGCGTGGGACCCGATTATGGAAGTTATAAAGGAATATACATCTACTCTGATACCAAAGATTATGCGAGTATTTTTCTAAAGGCACTCTATTTAGATGGTCCGCAGCCTATGGAGCTTGAGTGGCTCTTTGTGCTGATCAATAAAATACTTCTTAATATTTTTAATGCACCTTTTTACATGCTGACCTTCGTGGTTGCTATATTTGCGATATACTTTAAGACAGAATATGTTAATGATAATACATTTTATCCTTTTACATTCATGGCTTTTATGTTCATTCCAGGTTTCTTTGTTGGGGAAAGCGGACAGATCAGACAGAATTTAGGCTCTTTTATTGCCTATTTTGCAATACGGTTTATCAAAGAAAGGAAGCTTTTTTATTATCTCTTATGTATTTATATTGCTGCCGGAATTCATAATGTCTGCTATGTCTTTCTGCCGATGTACTGGCTCGTTCGTATTCCGCTGAATAAAGCGGTAATGCTTTTACTTATCATTACTTCTATATTTTTATCACCTTTCGAGGTGTACAGGGTATTTGGAGACCTTTTAAATAGTGTCGCGACCGATAATACTCTTTCTGTTGGTTTTAATGGATATGTAGATGAGACCGTCCAGAGGCTGAATGGAGGTTTTGGGATTCCTGAAGCGATGATGGTGATTCTTACCTTCTTCCTGTTCTTTTTTGACACTAAAATGAAAGAGAAGTTTCCCTATTATGAATACCATCGGGCTTATGTAGTGATAGGAATTTGTTTCTATTTTATTTTTAGAAATAACCCTATATTTTCATCCAGACTAGCGGGCGCATTTATTGGTTTTGCCTATATCATTATCCCCAATGCGATGTATGTGGTTTCAGCTTCTACAAAAAAGATGATCCATGCATTTATTATTGCTCTTGTTATTTTTAATTTTGTTGTTTTTGCAAGTTTTAAAAATATTAAGGCCGGGCGATTTACGATTGATTTGTATAATAACCATCTTCTTCCTTAA